One window of Leucobacter komagatae genomic DNA carries:
- a CDS encoding aldo/keto reductase, which produces MAALDIPNITLHDGTEIPQLGLGVFKVDPGEAERVVADALAAGYRHIDTAAIYRNEAEVGAAIAASGIPRDELFVTTKLWNSDQTRGEEAFAESLEKLGLDRVDLYLVHWPQPMFGEALTAWKSLLKIHESGRAASIGVSNFEISDLEEIISETGVVPTVNQIELHPLHQRRELVEYCESKGIRIEAWGPLAQGKSDLFERPAIADAAAAHSKTPAQVILRWHAQQGRIVFPKTVRAERMVENAQIFDFELSDAEMAAIDALDEQKNFGSNPHEMDAR; this is translated from the coding sequence GTGGCTGCACTCGATATCCCGAACATCACCCTGCACGACGGCACCGAGATTCCCCAGCTCGGGCTGGGCGTCTTCAAGGTCGACCCAGGCGAAGCGGAGCGCGTTGTCGCCGACGCGCTCGCCGCAGGCTACCGTCACATCGATACCGCCGCGATCTACCGGAACGAGGCCGAGGTGGGGGCTGCGATCGCCGCGAGCGGCATCCCGCGCGACGAGCTGTTCGTGACCACGAAGCTTTGGAACAGCGACCAGACCCGCGGCGAGGAGGCCTTCGCCGAGAGCCTCGAGAAGCTCGGGCTTGACCGCGTTGACCTCTACCTCGTGCACTGGCCGCAGCCGATGTTTGGCGAGGCGCTCACCGCGTGGAAGTCGCTGCTGAAGATCCACGAGTCGGGGCGCGCGGCCTCGATCGGTGTCTCGAACTTCGAGATCTCTGACCTTGAGGAGATCATCTCGGAGACCGGCGTCGTGCCGACCGTGAACCAGATCGAGCTGCACCCGCTGCACCAGCGCCGCGAACTCGTTGAGTACTGCGAGTCCAAGGGCATCCGCATTGAGGCCTGGGGGCCGCTCGCGCAGGGCAAGTCAGACCTGTTCGAGCGCCCGGCAATCGCTGACGCCGCTGCCGCGCACTCGAAGACCCCGGCTCAGGTGATCCTCCGCTGGCACGCGCAGCAGGGGCGCATCGTGTTCCCCAAGACCGTGCGCGCCGAGCGCATGGTGGAGAACGCACAGATCTTCGACTTCGAACTCTCGGACGCCGAGATGGCCGCGATTGACGCCCTCGACGAGCAGAAGAACTTCGGGTCGAACCCGCACGAGATGGACGCCCGGTAG
- a CDS encoding serine hydrolase domain-containing protein translates to MESLSLIDTWPVDNAAVAVIAKDGTVVGSRGDQERQFALASVTKLLSASAILLAIEEGALELDDPAGPEGSTIRHLLAHASGLDFSEDTVRSRPGQRRIYSNLGIDVLAETFTERAEMPFAEYLREGLLEPLGMHSTKLTGSPAAGGVSTAADLSRFAAELQNPSILHPETIAQATQVVFPGIDGVLPGYGRQRPNDWGLGFEIKDSKAPHWTGSTNSPQTFGHFGQAGTFLWVDPVAGLACVGLADRNFGEWSAEVWPPFSDAVLAEYARLNA, encoded by the coding sequence ATGGAGAGTCTGAGCCTCATCGATACCTGGCCCGTCGACAACGCTGCCGTTGCCGTCATCGCGAAAGACGGAACGGTTGTGGGTTCTCGAGGGGACCAAGAGAGGCAGTTCGCCCTCGCCTCGGTGACGAAGCTGTTGAGCGCCAGCGCGATCCTGCTCGCGATCGAGGAGGGGGCGCTCGAACTCGACGACCCGGCGGGCCCCGAAGGTTCCACGATTCGGCACCTACTCGCGCACGCCTCGGGGCTCGACTTCTCGGAAGACACCGTGCGAAGCCGCCCCGGCCAGCGACGCATCTACTCAAACCTCGGCATCGACGTGCTCGCTGAGACTTTTACGGAGCGCGCCGAGATGCCGTTCGCGGAATACCTGCGGGAGGGGCTGCTCGAGCCCCTCGGCATGCACTCCACGAAGCTCACGGGCAGCCCCGCCGCTGGCGGGGTCTCGACCGCCGCCGACCTGTCGCGCTTTGCCGCGGAACTGCAGAATCCGAGCATTCTGCACCCTGAGACGATCGCGCAGGCGACCCAGGTCGTGTTCCCCGGGATCGACGGCGTGCTGCCTGGCTACGGCCGCCAGCGCCCGAACGACTGGGGCCTTGGCTTTGAGATCAAGGATTCGAAGGCACCGCACTGGACGGGTAGCACGAATAGCCCGCAGACGTTTGGCCACTTCGGCCAGGCGGGCACGTTCCTGTGGGTCGATCCCGTCGCGGGGCTCGCGTGCGTCGGCCTCGCTGACCGCAACTTCGGCGAGTGGTCGGCTGAGGTCTGGCCGCCGTTCTCAGACGCGGTGCTCGCGGAATACGCACGCCTCAACGCATAA
- the hrpA gene encoding ATP-dependent RNA helicase HrpA, whose amino-acid sequence MSNPESHAPRIEFPEDLPVSQMRDEIQQAISDHQVVIVAGETGSGKTTQLPKIALALGRERIAHTQPRRIAARTIAERIAEETGTELGGLVGYQVRFTDQASKDTKIRLMTDGILLNAIHRDRDLKAYDTIIIDEAHERSLNIDFLLGYLRTLLPRRPDLKVIITSATIDPESFAKHFADHRTGEPAPIIEVSGRTYPVEIRYRPLIEEREVIDPKTKQAKTRKIERDVFEAIGEAVDELGRESRGDVLVFLSGEAEIRDAADALQGRAGRGGPANRTEILPLYGRLSAAEQHRVFERRQDSGARRIVLATNVAETSLTVPGIKYVIDAGTARISRYSSRSKVQRLPIEAISQASANQRSGRSGRTSNGIAIRLYSEEDFESRPAFTEPEIRRTGLASVILQMLSLGLGDIAGFPFLTPPDQRGIRDGLGLLEELGAVRPAGRGRAKRGADAPASDGATHAITKTGRELARLPIEPRFARMVIEARRHEVVPEVLAIVAGLTIQDVRERPVAERAQADQFHARFSDPLGDLMTLLNLWNHLQKQQAELSSSAFRRLCKKEFLNFLRVREWMDLVRQLSRAAGIKGQVREVTGGSAELIHRSVLAGLLSQLGVRDDRQDRSAPGRGREVPGAVKRKPAQEYLGSRGTRFVLYPGSVLAKKPPEVVMSVELVETSRLFARSNAQVEPEWAEELAGSLAKRQLSEPRWERKQGAAVATERVTLYGVPIVTGRRVQLSRFDPVEARELFIRHALVDGDWDSPQAFDRANHQLRRELVQLEERTRRRDILDGDEAVFEFYDARIPKDVASTRDFEGWWKTKRSEDPQYLHLKREDLVEEESAEVDETEYPRQWQHGDQSLKLRYRFDPTSDDDGVTVNVPLPLLPRLAQGDFEKLVPGMREELVTALIKTLPKAIRKHVVPAADWARTLLSAVGPKLDGAAAGGLGAGGSDVSLTQLLADEIRRRTSQQVQPSDFDPSRLPAHLTPTFRIIDARGRTVGAGKDLAELQSKHREQATKGVARVAQAALPKSELERTGATTWDFGDLPKHVDSSYAKGRSGSAGVVRAYPAIVDRRTSVDLGLVADEAEQRRASRRGIRRLVVLSSPSPASYVRDHLSNQEKLLLGAGPYRSLDTAIADVSLAVADRVIQRHAPDGLVWRAADFEAIANDYARSLIDEIYGTIALTAKVLDCARLAKKAIDQVKSLQVLGQVADAAKQLDGLVFDGFVSRTGATQLERVPVYLEALKLRMQALPTNPGRDRAWQNDVDRALVLFDEAGGKIPLPADPPPHLERARWLIEEFRVSLFAQQLRAAEAVSLTRIQKALAG is encoded by the coding sequence ATGTCGAACCCCGAAAGCCACGCCCCCCGCATCGAGTTCCCCGAGGACCTCCCGGTCTCGCAGATGCGAGACGAAATCCAGCAGGCGATCTCCGACCACCAGGTCGTCATCGTCGCGGGCGAGACGGGGTCGGGAAAGACCACGCAGCTCCCGAAGATCGCGCTCGCGCTCGGCCGCGAGCGGATCGCGCACACGCAGCCGCGCAGGATCGCCGCCCGCACAATCGCCGAGCGCATCGCCGAGGAGACCGGCACCGAGCTGGGCGGACTCGTGGGCTACCAGGTGCGGTTCACTGATCAGGCGTCGAAGGACACGAAGATCCGGCTGATGACCGACGGCATTCTGCTGAACGCGATCCACCGCGACCGCGATCTCAAGGCGTACGACACGATCATCATCGACGAGGCGCACGAGCGTTCGCTGAACATCGACTTCCTGCTCGGATATTTGCGCACGCTGTTGCCCCGCCGCCCCGACCTGAAGGTGATCATTACGTCGGCGACGATCGATCCCGAATCGTTCGCGAAGCACTTCGCCGACCACCGCACGGGCGAGCCCGCCCCGATCATTGAGGTGTCGGGCCGCACCTACCCCGTCGAGATTCGGTACCGGCCACTCATCGAAGAGCGCGAGGTCATCGACCCGAAAACGAAGCAGGCGAAGACCCGCAAGATTGAGCGCGACGTGTTCGAGGCGATCGGCGAGGCCGTCGACGAGCTCGGGCGCGAGTCACGCGGCGACGTACTCGTGTTCCTCTCGGGCGAAGCGGAGATCCGCGACGCGGCCGACGCGCTGCAGGGGCGCGCGGGTCGCGGCGGGCCTGCGAACCGCACCGAGATCCTCCCCCTCTACGGCAGGCTCTCGGCGGCCGAGCAGCATCGGGTGTTCGAGCGTCGGCAGGATTCGGGCGCGCGCCGGATCGTGCTCGCGACGAACGTCGCCGAGACCTCGCTCACCGTCCCGGGAATCAAGTACGTCATCGATGCCGGCACGGCGCGCATCTCGCGCTACTCGTCGCGGTCAAAGGTACAGCGGCTCCCGATCGAGGCGATCTCTCAGGCGAGCGCGAACCAGCGTTCCGGCCGGTCGGGGCGCACGAGCAACGGCATCGCGATCCGGCTTTACAGCGAGGAAGACTTCGAGTCGCGCCCCGCGTTCACGGAGCCGGAGATTCGGCGCACCGGCCTTGCCAGCGTCATCCTGCAGATGCTGTCGCTCGGGTTGGGCGACATCGCGGGCTTCCCGTTCCTCACTCCCCCGGACCAGCGCGGTATCCGCGACGGCCTCGGCCTGCTCGAAGAGCTCGGGGCGGTGCGGCCCGCTGGGCGAGGACGCGCGAAGCGCGGCGCAGACGCGCCGGCTTCTGACGGTGCGACCCACGCGATCACGAAGACGGGCCGCGAGCTCGCCCGCCTGCCGATCGAGCCTCGGTTCGCGCGTATGGTCATCGAGGCGCGCAGGCACGAGGTCGTTCCCGAGGTGCTCGCGATTGTCGCGGGGCTCACGATCCAAGACGTGCGCGAGCGGCCCGTCGCTGAGCGCGCGCAGGCCGACCAGTTCCACGCCCGGTTCAGTGACCCGCTCGGCGACCTCATGACCCTGCTGAACCTCTGGAACCACCTGCAGAAGCAGCAGGCGGAGCTCTCGTCGAGCGCGTTCCGCAGACTCTGCAAAAAGGAGTTCTTGAACTTCTTGCGGGTGCGTGAGTGGATGGACCTCGTCAGGCAGCTCTCGCGGGCAGCGGGCATCAAGGGGCAGGTGCGCGAGGTGACCGGCGGGTCAGCGGAGCTCATCCACCGGTCGGTGCTTGCTGGCCTCCTCTCCCAGCTCGGCGTGCGCGATGACCGGCAGGATAGGAGCGCCCCGGGCCGCGGTCGCGAGGTGCCCGGCGCGGTGAAACGCAAGCCGGCGCAAGAGTATCTCGGCTCGCGCGGCACCCGGTTCGTGCTCTATCCGGGCTCGGTGCTCGCGAAGAAACCGCCGGAGGTCGTGATGAGCGTCGAGCTCGTCGAGACGAGTCGCCTCTTCGCTCGCTCGAACGCTCAGGTCGAGCCAGAGTGGGCCGAGGAGCTCGCGGGGTCCCTCGCGAAGCGGCAGCTTTCTGAGCCCCGCTGGGAGCGCAAGCAGGGCGCGGCCGTCGCGACCGAGCGCGTCACACTGTACGGCGTGCCCATCGTGACCGGCCGTCGCGTGCAGCTCTCTCGCTTCGACCCAGTTGAGGCGCGCGAGCTGTTCATCAGACACGCGCTCGTCGATGGCGACTGGGATTCACCCCAGGCATTCGATCGCGCGAATCACCAGCTCCGGCGCGAGCTCGTGCAGCTCGAAGAGCGTACTCGCCGCCGCGACATTCTCGACGGCGACGAAGCGGTGTTCGAGTTTTACGACGCCCGCATTCCGAAGGATGTTGCGAGCACCCGCGACTTCGAGGGCTGGTGGAAGACAAAGCGGTCGGAAGACCCGCAGTACCTGCACCTCAAACGCGAAGACCTTGTCGAGGAAGAGTCGGCCGAGGTCGATGAAACCGAGTACCCCCGCCAGTGGCAACACGGTGACCAGTCGCTGAAGCTCAGGTACCGGTTCGACCCGACGAGCGACGACGATGGCGTGACCGTCAACGTGCCGCTCCCCCTCCTGCCGCGTCTTGCGCAGGGCGACTTCGAGAAGCTCGTGCCCGGCATGCGTGAGGAACTCGTCACAGCGCTCATCAAGACGCTGCCGAAGGCGATCCGCAAGCATGTCGTGCCCGCTGCGGACTGGGCACGCACGCTGCTCAGCGCGGTTGGCCCGAAGCTTGACGGTGCCGCTGCGGGTGGCCTCGGCGCGGGTGGCTCCGACGTGTCGCTCACGCAGCTGCTCGCCGACGAGATCAGGCGCCGCACGAGCCAGCAGGTGCAGCCGAGCGATTTCGACCCTTCGCGGCTCCCGGCGCACCTCACGCCAACCTTCCGCATCATCGACGCGCGCGGCCGCACGGTAGGAGCTGGCAAGGATCTCGCCGAGCTCCAGTCAAAGCACAGGGAGCAGGCGACAAAGGGCGTCGCCAGGGTTGCGCAGGCAGCGCTCCCGAAGAGCGAGCTCGAGCGCACCGGCGCGACGACGTGGGATTTCGGCGACCTCCCCAAGCACGTGGATTCGAGCTACGCGAAAGGCCGCTCGGGCAGCGCTGGCGTCGTTCGCGCCTACCCGGCGATCGTGGATCGGCGCACGAGCGTCGACCTCGGGCTCGTCGCCGACGAGGCCGAGCAACGGCGCGCGTCGCGGCGCGGAATTCGCCGCCTCGTCGTGCTGTCGAGCCCATCACCCGCGAGCTACGTGCGCGACCATCTCTCGAACCAGGAGAAGCTGCTACTCGGGGCAGGCCCGTACCGCTCGCTCGACACCGCGATCGCCGACGTGTCACTCGCCGTTGCCGACCGGGTGATTCAGCGTCACGCACCCGACGGGCTCGTCTGGCGCGCGGCCGACTTCGAGGCGATCGCGAACGACTACGCACGCAGCCTCATCGACGAGATCTACGGCACAATCGCGCTCACCGCAAAGGTGCTCGACTGTGCGAGGCTCGCGAAGAAGGCGATCGACCAGGTGAAGTCGCTGCAGGTGCTCGGTCAGGTCGCCGACGCCGCAAAGCAGCTCGACGGTCTCGTGTTCGACGGCTTTGTGTCGCGGACAGGCGCGACCCAGCTCGAGCGCGTTCCCGTCTACCTCGAAGCGCTGAAGCTGCGCATGCAGGCGCTGCCCACGAACCCCGGCCGCGACCGAGCGTGGCAGAACGACGTCGACCGCGCGCTCGTGCTCTTCGACGAGGCAGGTGGGAAGATCCCGCTGCCCGCGGACCCGCCCCCGCACCTCGAGCGCGCACGCTGGCTCATTGAGGAGTTTCGGGTCAGCCTGTTCGCGCAGCAGCTGCGTGCGGCCGAGGCGGTCTCGCTCACGCGCATCCAGAAGGCGCTCGCCGGGTAG